In Nocardioides sp. InS609-2, a single genomic region encodes these proteins:
- a CDS encoding acetyl-CoA C-acetyltransferase, whose translation MAEAFVYDHIRTPRGKGKAVGSLHEVKPVDLMVGLLDEVQRRNPTLDTNRVDDIVLGVVTPIGEQGGDIAKTAALAAGYPETVAGVQLNRFCASGLEAVNQAAQRVRSGFEDLILAGGVESMSRVPMGSDGGAWAMDPATALTTGFVPQGIGADLIATIGGWDRGAVDAFAAESHHRAAKAWANGYFAGSVVPVKDFNGLTVLDHDETIRPDTSPEGLAGLKPSFAQMGADAGFDDVALEKYHWVEKIDHVHHAGNSSGIVDGAAIMAIGSEQVGADLGLTPRARIIATAVSGADPTIMLTGPAPAARKALAKAGLEVDDIDLFEINEAFAAVAMRFMQDLDISHEITNVNGGAIAMGHPLGATGAMILGTLIDELARRDLKRGLATLCVGGGMGIATVVELV comes from the coding sequence ATGGCAGAAGCATTCGTGTACGACCACATCCGTACGCCGCGTGGCAAGGGCAAGGCGGTCGGCTCCCTCCACGAGGTGAAGCCCGTCGACCTGATGGTCGGCCTGCTCGACGAGGTCCAGCGTCGCAACCCCACGCTCGACACCAACCGCGTCGACGACATCGTGCTCGGCGTCGTGACCCCGATCGGTGAGCAGGGCGGCGACATCGCCAAGACGGCTGCACTGGCCGCGGGCTACCCCGAGACCGTGGCTGGCGTGCAGCTCAACCGCTTCTGCGCCTCTGGCCTCGAGGCCGTCAACCAGGCCGCGCAGCGCGTGCGCAGCGGCTTCGAGGACCTCATCCTCGCGGGTGGCGTCGAGTCGATGAGCCGCGTGCCGATGGGCTCCGACGGTGGCGCCTGGGCGATGGACCCGGCGACCGCGCTCACCACCGGCTTCGTGCCGCAGGGCATCGGCGCCGACCTGATCGCCACCATCGGTGGCTGGGACCGGGGCGCCGTCGACGCGTTCGCTGCCGAGTCGCACCACCGGGCGGCCAAGGCGTGGGCCAACGGCTACTTCGCGGGCTCCGTCGTACCCGTCAAGGACTTCAACGGCCTGACCGTGCTAGACCACGACGAGACGATCCGCCCCGACACCTCGCCCGAGGGCCTGGCCGGCCTCAAGCCGAGCTTCGCGCAGATGGGTGCCGACGCCGGCTTCGACGACGTGGCGTTGGAGAAGTACCACTGGGTCGAGAAGATCGACCACGTCCACCACGCCGGCAACAGCTCCGGCATCGTCGACGGTGCGGCCATCATGGCCATCGGCAGCGAGCAGGTGGGCGCCGACCTCGGCCTCACCCCGCGGGCCCGCATCATCGCCACCGCGGTGTCCGGCGCGGACCCGACGATCATGCTCACCGGTCCTGCGCCGGCGGCCCGCAAGGCGCTGGCCAAGGCCGGTCTCGAGGTCGACGACATCGACCTGTTCGAGATCAACGAGGCGTTCGCGGCCGTGGCCATGCGCTTCATGCAGGACCTCGACATCAGCCACGAGATCACCAACGTCAACGGTGGCGCGATCGCGATGGGTCACCCCCTCGGCGCGACCGGCGCGATGATCCTCGGCACCCTCATCGACGAGCTCGCGCGCCGCGACCTGAAGCGCGGCCTCGCCACGCTCTGTGTCGGTGGCGGAATGGGGATCGCGACGGTGGTGGAACTGGTCTGA
- a CDS encoding MerR family transcriptional regulator has product MSEASESESVVDGVEALRGLLTLDELTKRVSMSVRNVRFYTTRGLVPPPIRRGRSGYYSPDHVARLELVRELQGHGFTLSAIEKYVANIPVSATPEDIALHRAMLAPWEAERAVEMSRKEVTARAGRGLSDEELTTLNALGIIFPVKRGRYEVAVSQLSVGVGLLDLGFPTEAAVAAADIYAAHGRSLANELQELFLTTVWPAYKESGTSPERLREVVEKLKPLSIASLVSAYESAMDETKRESIARRTR; this is encoded by the coding sequence GTGTCCGAGGCATCGGAGTCCGAGAGTGTCGTCGACGGTGTCGAAGCGCTACGCGGTCTGCTGACCCTCGACGAGCTGACCAAGCGGGTCAGCATGAGCGTGCGCAACGTGCGGTTCTACACGACCCGAGGCCTGGTGCCGCCGCCCATCCGGCGCGGCCGCTCGGGCTACTACTCCCCCGACCACGTCGCCCGGCTCGAGCTGGTGCGGGAGCTCCAGGGTCACGGGTTCACGCTGTCGGCGATCGAGAAGTACGTCGCCAACATCCCCGTCTCCGCCACCCCCGAGGACATCGCCCTCCACCGGGCGATGCTGGCGCCGTGGGAGGCCGAGCGGGCCGTCGAGATGAGCCGCAAGGAGGTCACCGCCCGTGCGGGCAGAGGGCTCAGCGACGAGGAGCTGACCACCCTCAACGCGCTCGGGATCATCTTCCCGGTCAAGCGCGGCCGCTACGAGGTGGCGGTCTCCCAGCTCTCGGTCGGCGTCGGGCTGCTCGACCTCGGCTTCCCGACGGAGGCGGCCGTGGCCGCCGCCGACATCTACGCCGCGCACGGCCGCTCACTGGCCAACGAGCTCCAGGAGCTGTTCCTGACGACCGTCTGGCCGGCGTACAAGGAGTCGGGCACCAGCCCCGAGCGGCTCCGCGAGGTCGTCGAGAAGCTCAAGCCGCTGTCGATCGCGTCGCTCGTCTCGGCCTACGAGTCCGCGATGGACGAGACCAAGCGCGAGAGCATCGCCCGTCGCACCCGCTGA
- a CDS encoding CsbD family protein — translation MGLADKAQNKAEDVKGHAKEGAGKATDNERLEAEGRADQTKAHAKDAGEKVKDAGKDVKDAFKS, via the coding sequence ATGGGTCTCGCGGACAAGGCACAGAACAAGGCCGAAGACGTCAAGGGCCACGCCAAGGAAGGCGCAGGCAAGGCCACCGACAACGAACGACTCGAAGCCGAGGGCCGGGCCGACCAGACCAAGGCGCACGCCAAGGACGCCGGCGAGAAGGTCAAGGACGCCGGCAAGGACGTCAAGGACGCTTTCAAGTCCTGA